The Dromaius novaehollandiae isolate bDroNov1 chromosome 5, bDroNov1.hap1, whole genome shotgun sequence genome window below encodes:
- the LOC112995606 gene encoding olfactory receptor 5J3-like — translation MAEENYTLEAEFILEGLSDHPEMKAALFVVFLFIYMITLLGNMGITVVIRGDARLHTSMYFFLGSLSVVDICFSFVIAPRTLVHFLSQTKTISFAGCTGCTLLAVKEGRAFFYIVFVTTECFLLAVMAYDRYVAICSPLLYSAVMTRRRCIQLVVGSYLGGVVNSIIQMTFIIRLPFCNSRVINHFFCDVPPLLALSCANTYINEMILFSFAGVIELSTISIILVPYVFISFTILRIRSAEGRQKAFSTCASHLTAVRMLYGTTIFMYLRPSSSYSLNSDKVVSVFYTVVIPMLNPLIYSLRNKEVKDALRRTAERIVIMH, via the coding sequence ATGGCAGAGGAGAATTACACCTTGGAGGCAGAGTTCATTCTTGAGGGCCTGAGTGACCATCCAGAGATGAAGGCAGCCCTCTTTGTGGTGTTTCTGTTCATCTACATGATTACCCTTTTGGGCAACATGGGGATAACTGTAGTTATCCGAGGTGATGCCCGACTTCACACATCTATGTACTTTTTCCTTGGTAGCCTCTCTGTTGTTGATATCTGCTTCTCTTTTGTCATTGCTCCCAGGACTTTGGTGCACTTCCTGTCACAGACAAAAaccatttcctttgctggctgtaCTGGCTGTACTTTGCTGGCTGTAAAAGAAGGGCGAGCCTTCTTTTACATTGTCTTTGTAACAACTGAATGCTTTCTCTTGGCTGTAATGGCCTATGACCGATATGTGGCCATCTGTAGCCCACTTCTCTATTCAGCTGTTATGACTAGGAGGCGGTGCATACAGCTGGTGGTAGGGTCATACTTAGGGGGTGTCGTAAACTCTATCATACAGATGACCTTCATCATCAGGCTGCCCTTCTGCAACTCCAGGGTTATCAACCACTTCTTCTGTGATGTTCCTCCCCTCCTTGCTCTGTCCTGTGCCAACACCTACATCAACGAGATGATCCTCTTCTCCTTTGCCGGTGTTATTGAGCTCAGCACCATCTCCATCATCCTGGTCCCTTATGTTTTcatctcctttaccatcctgaggATCCGTTCAGCTGAAGGCAGACAAAAAGCCTTCTCTACCTGTGCTTCCCACCTGACAGCTGTGAGAATGTTATACGGGACAACCATCTTCATGTATTTGCGTCCCAGCTCTAGTTACTCTCTGAACAGTGACAAAGTGGTCTCTGTCTTCTACACAGTGGTGATCCCCATgttgaaccccctcatctacagcctgaggaacaaggaagtgaaggatgctttgaggagaacagcagaaagaattGTAATTATGCATTGA